The Theobroma cacao cultivar B97-61/B2 chromosome 2, Criollo_cocoa_genome_V2, whole genome shotgun sequence genome includes the window TGCCAAGTAACTCTTTCCTTTTTACCTTTGTAAATAAGCTCAGCAATGCAAGCCACCAGTGCAATGAACGAAATTAACATCACAATATGCGCGTAATGAGAGTGATCTTTGGAGGAAAGCTGATCGAAAACCGCTGAAGGGAGTTCCAGGGTAAAGCTGGTGATAGGGAAAACCCAAGTTAAAACATCCTGCATTAAAACAATTTGATTATATAGATGCTATAGACTAGAAATTATAACTAAACTAAAACTGTTGGTTTGGATTCAAGTTTAACCTTTAAACGCCAGCCTTCTTGATTGTTAGCCATCGCTAATAGTGGACCATCAGGAGCATTCTCCAGCATTTGAATTTCTTGCAGGACCAAATCTATTTCATCATCCTTAGCCATTTCTTGGCCGATCAAATCTGCTTCACCATCAATAGCAATCGGTAGCTGATCCCGTGAAGCAGCCTacattaaaagaatttaattatttagatgTTAGAGCTGGacatcataaataaaataaaactgtTAAAATTGTTGGTTTGGTCAATTTTGAactttaaatttgaaccatccTGACTGTTACCGTCACTATTTGATTTCTCAACATACAAATGAGTAAATTATGtatcaatattattttcatttataattataataaaaaatattgtttcttGCAACAAAGTAATTTGGATGATTGAAGTAAGTGAAATATAATACCGGAATGATTTCTTTATAGCAGGAACCCATCTGAAAAGATAACAAAgaaagataattataataatataataagagaacaatgtaaaatataaaaatatacataacTATAGGAAAGTAAATTTAAAACGTTAAAGGATCAAAAATTGTCATGAACAAAAGAAATGTAGGCAACCAAGAAGAATATATCAAAACTGAACACTAATGAAGTTGGTCTTGTTCAAATACAACATCatcataatttgattatttaaatattagaGAGTAGATATCATAACTAAAACAAAGCTGTTGGTTTggattcaattttaaaatttaaacccGAACCATCTTCAATGTTACTGACTCTATTTGCTTAATCAATTTACAATTGAGGAAATTATATATCAATATGATTTTcatttatgattaaaataaaaaaatattgtttattcaaaaaaaGCAATTTGAATGACGACgtaaatgaaatataatatCCAAATGGCTTATTCACCAAGTAAATGTACCTGAAAAAGTAACAAACCaagataattataatataataagaggataatgtaaaataaaaaaatataactataggaaatttttttctataataCCGGAATTTCTTCAAGAAAACAGCATCTTACCCACTTAATATTTGAATCACTTTCGCCGTCATGATGTCGGTCTGAAgcatttgtttttgtttggagCAGGAATTTGATctgtagattttttttttaaggctTTACCCCGCAGGGAGCCCTTCCAGAAATTCTCAAAGGCCAGAGTCGAACCCAGGCCTAAGAGAGggtttggaaatagttttCAACCAGCAATAGACGCGCCTCGGTTAGAACCTCACTAGATACGTCATTGCCCCAAGCGCAAAGATAGatttgagaaaattttctatattaaaagtatttgattatttcatttttttgagatttaattttatatttttgatggTTGTTAAATTGTAGATCGAATATTTTTTAGACTTCTTTCtgtttttaaggttttttgtCTTACATTTCCAACCTTTTTTATTAccttaacttttaaaaaatatcacatttttattttaattgaatagtaatattttttaatttctaaaaaacaatttaaatttttttattaaaaataaactatttttttatgttaatgtgaatTATAAGATCAAAAAAGTTCAGATTGATATAAAAagatacttttatttttaattagattTGAGATCCTTAAACAGGACACATTTCTACTAATGTCCAAACGTCAAAACTATAAGAAAATGAtagtaacaaaattttatctttactaaattcataataatagaaacaaaaaagcaaagaagaattttgaaaatgaataatTGGAGTGAGTGAAATATAATACCTTAAGGCCTAAAATTTCCTgcaaaaatagcaaaaaaagataattataataatataacaagaggataatataaaattaaaaaaaaataactataaGAAAGTATTTTTCTATAATACCATCCTTGCTTCTAGCAATTGTCTTTTCAAATCACTTTTGCTCTCATGACGCCGgtttgaagttttttttttcgcCTGTAGAAGGAATTTGCTCAGTAgatttgagaaaaatttcTATATTAAAAgcatttaattatttcattttgtttgagatttcattttttattttttgatggtTGTTAAATTGtaaatcatatattttttacacttctttctttttttaatgttttttctCTTACATTTCTAACCTTTTTATTAccttaacttttaaaaaatatcacatctttattttaattgaatagtaatattttttatattctaaaaaccaattttaaaatttttattaaaaataaagtattttCTTATATTAATGTGAATTATAAGATCAAAAAAGTTCAGATTGATATAAAAagatactttttattttgtaatgcATGTTTGACCtagttttttttcaaaatatctacatcttaaaagcaaaagccaagtcaaacatgattttttgagaaactttttttaagaacaaaattttttataaaagaacttaaaatttcttctcttcttttaaaaatacattaattttcaagaaatactTCTCTCTCGATTAATCTCTCTGTCCTCTCTTTCCCTCTACAAATTACCATTCTTCAacaaaaatcacaatttctctatTCTCTACCtctctttataaaaattaataaaaaaacagaagaCCCAACAACAGAATATCAAAATctagaatttttttgttcttacaaagattaagaagaaaatcctaaatttcaaaattgcatttaaatactatttaaatattttctctctttttcatcaaaaaatattttaatattaaatacatcgtttttttttttttttttgagaattgAAGCATCATGGTCCGATTACTTGTtagatcaacaaaaatttaatataattataattatacaattatattatttttttattaatttttttaattttaacatctaaaattatatataaacttgaaACATTACATTATAACTATTAAGGGATTGAAAATGATGTGAATAtcctttatggtaattttaaccgAAATTAgaacttatataatttattttgtcaaatatttttaacttaattttaaaagttataattttttataaaacttaataatagcttttaagttaaaaaaaaagttaaaccAAACAGGCTCTTAATTAGATTTGAGATCCTTAAACAGAACAAATTTCTACTAATGTCCAAATGtcaaaactataaaaaatgatagtaacaaaattttatctttactaaattcataataatagaaacaaaaaagcaaagaagaattttgaaaatgaataatTGGAGTGAGTGAAATATAATACCTTAAGGCCTACAATTTCCTGCAAAAATAACACAcaaagataattataataatataaaataaaaaataaataaaaattaaaaatataactaTAAGAAAGTATTTTTCTATAATACCATCATGGCTTCTAGCAATTGTCTTTCCACATCACTTTCGCTGTCATGACGCCGGtttgaaggttttttttttgcctgTAGAAGGAATTTGCTTAGTAgatttgagaaaaatttcTATATTAAAAgcatttaattatttcttttttttgagattttattttatatttttgatggTTGTTAAATTGTAAATCGGATACTTTTTacacttctttctttttttaatgttttttctcttacatttctaaccttttttttaccttaacttttaaaaaatatcacatctttattttaattgaatagtaatattttttaaattctaaaaaccaattttaaaatttttattaaaaataaagtattttCTTATATTAATGTGAATTATAAGATCAAAAAAGTTCAGATTGATATAAAAagatacttttatttttaattagattTGAGATCCTTAAACAGGACAAATTTCTACTCATGTCCGAACGTCAAAACTATAAGAAAATGAtagtaacaaaatttttatctttactaaattcataataatagaaacaaaaaagcaaagaagaattttgaaaatgaataaatgGAGTGAGTGAAATATAATACCTTAAGGCCTAAAATTTCCTGCAAAAATAACAAAcaaagataattataataatataataagagaataatataaaattaaaaaaatataactatAAGAAGGTATATTTCTATAATACCATCCTCGCTTCTAGCAATTGTCTTTTCAAATCACTTTTGCTCTCATGACGCCGgtttgaagttttttttttttgcctgtAGAAGGAATTTGCTCAGTAgatttgagaaaaatttcTATATTAAAAgcatttaattatttcattttgtttgagattttattttgtattttttgatGGTTGTTAAATTGTAAATCAGATATTTTTTacacttctttctttttttaatgttttttctCTTACATTTCTAACCTTGTTATTAccttaacttttaaaaaatatcacatctttattttaattgaatagtaatattttttaaattctaaaaaccaattttaaaatttttattaaaaataaagtattttCTTATATTAATGTGAATTATAAGATCAAAAAAGTTCAGATTGATATAAAAAGAtacttttatttctaattagaTTTGAGGACAATGAtagtaacaaaattttatctttactaaattcataataatagaaacaaaaaagcaaagtagaattttgaaaatgaatttccGCAAGTTTCCAAATCCGACGGACCTCACTGATGCCGGTCGTAGCAGTAAACTCGGACCCGCTCGTGCCAGAATGTGGATCCCGCCGTCTCCGCCGCCTGAGACTGCCACTATCTTTCATCGGTTCACTCCTTTTTACCTCCAACAAGAGCGCCTCCTTCACTTCAGAATACTCATTCACATGACTctccatcttttttttttttaattttctttttttgacgTTTTCAAATCGCATTTCCTCAGCTTCACTTAAATAGGAGAAAAATATCAACAAATCCAGAATAGGAGTCTTCCTTGAAAGGAGGTGGAAGTTTCAGAGACAATTTCTTGGACATTATTAATCAGGAAGACTGAACATGAATACTTTAATGTAGCAGAAGGGTAAAGGCAGCAAGGCTGCTACCAGGAAACTGCTACTTGTGCATAgcagaagaagaacaaagactGAAGAAACGCACCGTTTCATTTTTATTAGGAAGAAGGCCATAAGTATTTCAATACTACACCGTTTTAGTTGATACTAAAGGatgtaattaatttagtaGCCGTTAAGTTTGTTAATAGCCTGATTGGTTGTAGCTTTTGTCCTTTCTTCTTGGCtattgtgtatatatatatatgtacagaATTTCTTGTACTTTTTCTCTCTGAGAGAATGAATTAGAAAATGATTCGTCAAATATTATCTACTTCTCAACCATATTTCAACAGACATCtaataattcaaaaagaaaacgaGTAAAATAAAGCAGGTCGATGTACAGTAGGGTCATCTGGTGCTTTAACGGCTAAAGCAAAACATCTGGTTAAAATCGATATTTCACTTACGAAGATGCTACAAGCTCGAGCTAGAATGGACGTGTTAGGATGTACCTGGGATTAATTGGATAGAATATATGGTCCCCGTAGATTTCCAAAAGCAACTGGGAATGGCAAAAGATGAAAATAAGATAAGTGACTTGATTATCAGCTTAAACTTAAACTAATCACGGTCCTTAACTTCcaatgatgaaaatttgattccataatattatttaataaagatgaTCTGATTTTCATCTTTTGCCTGATTGGTTGATACTAAAGGATGTACTTAATTAGTAGCTGTTAAGTTAGTTAATAGCCTGATTAGTTATAGCTTTTGTCCTTTCTTCTTGGCtattgtgtgtgtgtatatatatatagacagACTTTCTTGTACCTTTTCTCTATGAGAGAATGAATCAAAAAATGATTCCCCAAATATTATCTGTTTCTCAACCATATTTCAACATGGTATCAAAACAGGTCAAAAATGGTGCTTAAAAATTCATGTCTCGTGGAATAATGACAGCAGCAGAAATCGTGTGATCCCTCATACCTTCACCGTCGTCTCTGGTAACGTTACTACCCATCAAGATCTTTTctgatatatttttttcaatccTTATTACTTTCATTTGATCTATCAGTATAGTATAGATTTGGTCTCAATCATGTCTAAAACAAGTGAATCGAGATCTCAAGGACCTCAACCTTCAACCCATACTTCATCACAAATAGCCTCTCAGATTTCACCCATTGAAGACCCCCAATCTCCTTACTATTTCCATCATACTGATCATCCAGGTTCAATCATCATCAACCCCGAGCTCACCACAAATAACTATGTGGCATGGAGCAGATTATTTCTTTTTGCCTTGTCCATCAGAAACAAAATGGGACTTATAAATGGATCTGTCCCCAAACCTGAAGGAATGGACCCCCTATATCCATCATGGATTCGATGCAACAATCTTATTGTTGCCTAGTTGCTTGATTCCATCACTCCTCCAATTGCATCAACTGTTTTCTATATGGACTCTGCCATGGATATTTGGAACACATTGAAACAGAGTTTTGCACAGCCAGATGACAGCAGAGTGTGTAATCTGCAATATAACTTAGGCAACATAACCCAAGGAACCAAATTAGTAGATACATACTACATTGAGCTTAAGGGAGTTTGGGAGGAATTAAGAAACTACAAGCTTTTACCTAATTGTGTATGTGGCAAATCACAATATCCTGATTGTGATTGTGGTAAGCTACGGCAACacaagaaattgaagaaagtcACTGGCGATGCCCACATCGGCGTTTTCTCCTCTGTTCCTGTCTGGCTTCTCAAACTATTTAGAGCACAACAAACCGCAAACAAAGAGGATTGGCAAAGCAGATGTTTTGATAGGGCCGTCAAAATgtagagaaataaaagaatagtTGATGGCTGTAACGACACACTGTAGGAAAGCACAAGCAAATCCGATGATATCCCAGTGGTTACCAAAAGGCTTGCCAGTTGGTCGACAATAAAACCTAGGCCCTCTGCCTCTCCATTGCCAAGTAACTCTTGCCTCTTTACCATTGTAAATAAGCTCACCAATGCAAACCATTAATGCTATGAACGAAATTAACATCAAAATTGTTTATTTAAAGCAATGTTGGAAGAGAGAAGGTACGCGCTGTGCCATGTGGCTCAGAGGGAAGGATGACTAGGAAAGTAGCAATGGTGAGacttgaaaggaaaggatatATATCAGAAACTATACACAAGAATTCCACATTGCATGCAGGTTTTACAAGCCAACCaagaaattatttatttgagAGCAATACTGTTAATGAAAACCTGAATGCAATTCAAACAAGTTGAACACTGACAATGGCTGAAATTTCTCTCGCAATTTATCAGAAGATAATTTTTGAGTACactttccctttctttctaTTCTATCTTATTCTTCGTTTAGAATTCAATCTTTCACTGCCCCTATATTAAACCGCGGGTTTCCTCCTCTGTTCCTGTCTGGCTTCTTCAAGTATTTAGAGCACAGCAAAGCGAATGCAAAGAGGATTGGCAAAGCAGATGTTTTGATAGGGCCATCATGATGTcgataaataaatgaataattgaTTGTTGTAACAACACACTGAAGGAAAGCAGAAGCAAATCCGATGATCTCCCAGATGGTACCAAAAGGCTTACCGGTTGGTCGATAAAACCAAGGTACTCGGCCTCTCCACTGCCAAGTGactctttccattttaccttTGTAAATAAGCTCAGCAATGCAAGACATCAATGCCATGAACGAAAATAACATCACAATGAGCGCGTAATGAGGGTGATTTTGGGAGGAAAGCTGATCGAAAACCGCAGATGGGAGTTCCATGGTAAAGTTGGTGATGGGGGAAAACCCATCCTAAAACATCCTACAGTACAAGAATTTGATTATATAGATGTTATAGACTAGAAATTATAACGAAACTTAAACTGTTGGTTTGGATTCAAGTTTAACCTTTAAACGCCAGCCATCTTGATTGTTAGCCATCGCTAATAGTGGACCATCAGGAGCATTCTCTAGCATTTGAATTT containing:
- the LOC108660924 gene encoding uncharacterized protein LOC108660924, whose amino-acid sequence is MGSCYKEIIPAASRDQLPIAIDGEADLIGQEMAKDDEIDLVLQEIQMLENAPDGPLLAMANNQEGWRLKDVLTWVFPITSFTLELPSAVFDQLSSKDHSHYAHIVMLISFIALVACIAELIYKGKKERVTWQPRDRVPWFHCRQTGKPFCSLWEIIGFACAFLQCVVTAINYSFISRHLDGPIKTSALPILFAFGLLCSKYFEKPGRNRGGRPNGGSEADLVQVLVEP
- the LOC18607162 gene encoding uncharacterized protein LOC18607162 isoform X2, with product MRFENVKKRKLKKKKMESHVNEYSEVKEALLLEVKRSEPMKDSGSLRRRRRRDPHSGTSGSEFTATTGISEAKKKPSNRRHDSESDVERQLLEAMMEIVGLKEILGLKVLYFTHSNYSFSKFFFAFLFLLL
- the LOC18607162 gene encoding uncharacterized protein LOC18607162 isoform X1 yields the protein MRFENVKKRKLKKKKMESHVNEYSEVKEALLLEVKRSEPMKDSGSLRRRRRRDPHSGTSGSEFTATTGISEAKKKPSNRRHDSESDVERQLLEAMMEIVGLKAKKKTSNRRHESKSDLKRQLLEARMEILGLKVLYFTHSNYSFSKFFFAFLFLLL
- the LOC18607162 gene encoding uncharacterized protein LOC18607162 isoform X3 — translated: MEILGLKAKKKPSNRRHDSESDVERQLLEAMMEIVGLKAKKKTSNRRHESKSDLKRQLLEARMEILGLKVLYFTHSNYSFSKFFFAFLFLLL